One window from the genome of Breoghania sp. L-A4 encodes:
- a CDS encoding CmpA/NrtA family ABC transporter substrate-binding protein: MMSQASPSRGDASDSRTVVCAGFIPLTDCAPLVVAAHKGFAADEGLTLELHRETSWATIRDRVVFGHFDVAQMLAPMPLARSLGIGHIKVPMIAPCALSQGGNAITVSADLWQRMEGAGARLGAAPGTNGAALAAVIKARDRSEPLVFAMVYPFSGHNYELRYWLAAAGIHPDRDVRLIVVPPPMMGAALAAGQIDGFCVGEPWSSLAVDEGSGRIAATKADIWRQSPEKVLGCRRDWADANADTLAALIRALHAAARWADDPGNRDALCALLAHPDHLNVPAGVIGRALTGRLIAAPGTEPLEIPDFLAFHRHAASFPWRSHALWIYSQMVRWGQVPFSAEGMRAAADTYRPDLYRAALAGTGAVIPNASAKVEGALTRAEPVAAGDKTLTLGPDGFFDERIFDPAEVEAYIASFAIHTEPLDGDAVRPADPSGIR; the protein is encoded by the coding sequence ATGATGAGCCAAGCCAGCCCGTCGCGAGGGGATGCTTCGGACAGCCGCACCGTCGTGTGCGCGGGTTTCATTCCGCTCACCGACTGCGCGCCGCTGGTCGTCGCCGCCCACAAGGGATTCGCCGCCGACGAAGGGCTGACGCTGGAACTGCATCGCGAAACCTCCTGGGCGACCATTCGCGACCGGGTGGTCTTCGGTCATTTCGACGTTGCGCAGATGCTGGCGCCGATGCCGCTCGCCCGCTCCCTGGGCATCGGCCACATCAAGGTGCCGATGATCGCGCCTTGCGCGCTGTCGCAGGGCGGCAACGCCATCACGGTGTCGGCCGATCTGTGGCAGCGGATGGAAGGCGCGGGCGCGCGGCTTGGCGCGGCTCCGGGAACAAACGGCGCGGCGCTGGCGGCGGTGATCAAAGCGCGTGACCGGAGCGAGCCGCTGGTCTTCGCCATGGTCTATCCGTTCTCCGGCCACAACTACGAATTGCGCTACTGGCTGGCCGCCGCCGGCATTCACCCCGACCGCGACGTGCGGCTGATCGTGGTGCCGCCGCCGATGATGGGCGCGGCGCTTGCCGCCGGCCAGATCGACGGCTTCTGCGTCGGCGAGCCCTGGTCGAGCCTGGCCGTCGACGAGGGATCGGGCCGCATCGCCGCGACCAAGGCCGACATCTGGCGCCAGAGCCCGGAAAAAGTGCTCGGCTGCCGCCGCGACTGGGCGGACGCCAACGCCGACACGCTGGCCGCGCTCATCCGCGCGCTGCATGCCGCCGCCCGCTGGGCCGACGACCCCGGCAACCGCGACGCGCTCTGCGCCCTGCTGGCGCATCCCGATCACCTCAACGTGCCCGCCGGCGTCATCGGCCGGGCGCTGACGGGCAGGCTGATCGCGGCGCCCGGAACCGAGCCGCTCGAAATTCCCGACTTCCTCGCCTTCCACCGCCACGCCGCCAGCTTCCCCTGGCGCAGCCACGCGCTGTGGATCTACAGCCAGATGGTGCGCTGGGGACAGGTGCCCTTCAGCGCCGAGGGCATGCGCGCGGCGGCGGACACCTATCGGCCCGATCTCTATCGCGCCGCACTGGCCGGCACCGGCGCGGTGATCCCCAACGCCTCGGCCAAGGTGGAAGGCGCCCTGACCCGCGCCGAGCCGGTGGCGGCGGGCGACAAGACGTTGACGCTCGGTCCCGACGGGTTCTTCGACGAGCGCATTTTCGACCCCGCCGAGGTGGAGGCCTACATCGCCTCCTTCGCGATTCACACCGAACCGCTCGATGGCGACGCTGTCCGGCCGGCCGATCCCAGCGGCATCAGGTGA
- a CDS encoding CmpA/NrtA family ABC transporter substrate-binding protein has translation MRLAAGALALGLGSGLTASSALADMLDVEKDELKFGFIKLTDMAPLAIAYEKGYFEDEGLYVTIEAQANWKVLLDRVITGELDGAHMLAGQPLAATIGFGTKAHIITPFSMDLNGNGITVSNEVWEMMKPNIPVGDDGKLVHPIKADALKPVIAKFKSEGKPFNMGMVFPVSTHNYELRYWLASGGINPGYYSATDISGQIQADALLSVTPPPQMPATLEAGTIHGYCVGEPWNQQAVFKGIGVPVITDYEIWKNNPEKVFGITAEFAEKYPNTTLALTKALIRAAKWLDENDNANRMEAVEILSKSEYVGADPEVIANSMTGTFEYEKGDKREVPDFNVFYRYYATYPYYSDAVWYLSQMRRWGQIAEAKDDAWFKEAAAKVYRPDIYLKAARMLVDEGNAAEEDFPWDSDGYREPTSDFIDGIPYDGRKPNDYLTKLPIGLKGQQTIDGTSIVGG, from the coding sequence ATGCGGCTGGCCGCGGGCGCGCTTGCCCTCGGCCTCGGCTCCGGACTGACGGCATCCAGCGCGCTGGCGGATATGCTCGACGTGGAGAAGGACGAACTGAAGTTCGGCTTCATCAAGCTCACCGACATGGCGCCGCTCGCGATCGCCTACGAGAAGGGCTATTTCGAGGACGAAGGCCTCTATGTGACCATCGAGGCGCAGGCCAACTGGAAAGTGCTGCTCGACCGGGTTATCACCGGCGAGCTCGACGGCGCCCACATGCTGGCCGGCCAGCCGCTCGCCGCCACCATCGGGTTTGGCACCAAGGCCCACATCATCACCCCCTTCTCCATGGACCTGAACGGCAACGGCATCACCGTTTCCAACGAGGTCTGGGAAATGATGAAGCCGAATATCCCCGTCGGCGACGACGGCAAGCTGGTGCACCCGATCAAGGCGGATGCGCTCAAGCCCGTGATCGCCAAGTTCAAATCCGAAGGCAAGCCCTTCAACATGGGCATGGTCTTCCCGGTCTCCACCCACAATTATGAACTGCGCTACTGGCTCGCTTCAGGCGGCATCAACCCCGGCTACTACTCCGCCACCGACATCTCCGGCCAGATCCAGGCGGACGCGCTTCTGTCCGTGACGCCGCCGCCGCAGATGCCCGCGACGCTGGAAGCCGGCACCATCCACGGCTATTGCGTCGGCGAGCCATGGAACCAGCAGGCCGTGTTCAAGGGCATCGGCGTGCCGGTTATCACCGACTACGAGATCTGGAAGAACAACCCCGAGAAGGTCTTCGGCATTACCGCCGAGTTCGCGGAAAAATACCCCAACACCACGCTGGCATTGACCAAGGCGCTGATCCGCGCCGCCAAGTGGCTCGACGAGAACGACAACGCCAACCGCATGGAGGCGGTCGAGATCCTGTCGAAGTCCGAATACGTGGGCGCGGACCCGGAAGTCATCGCCAACTCGATGACCGGCACCTTCGAATACGAGAAGGGAGACAAGCGCGAAGTCCCTGATTTCAATGTCTTTTACCGCTACTACGCGACCTATCCCTACTACTCCGACGCGGTCTGGTACCTGAGCCAGATGCGCCGCTGGGGCCAGATCGCGGAAGCCAAGGACGACGCCTGGTTCAAGGAGGCCGCCGCCAAGGTCTACCGCCCGGACATCTACCTCAAGGCCGCGCGCATGCTCGTCGACGAGGGCAACGCGGCGGAAGAGGATTTCCCCTGGGACAGCGACGGCTACCGCGAGCCGACGTCGGACTTCATCGACGGCATCCCCTACGACGGCCGCAAGCCCAACGACTACCTCACGAAACTCCCCATCGGCCTGAAGGGCCAGCAGACGATCGACGGCACCTCCATCGTCGGCGGCTGA
- a CDS encoding ABC transporter permease — protein sequence MTTATDFDGDMAAREMQRGARERWFARINRSALYLNVIGLGWLVPLMKMAAGDNPRAQLKELWQQLVIPLIGIIAFIALWATFAPTVKTSLGAIPGPVAVWGETVNLYHDHVAEREKAAAFYDRQEARNAKLEASGKADSVKWRDYTGKPTYLDQIITSLKTVAVGFIIATIIAVPVGIFCGLSRSVSGALNPLIQIFKPVSPLAWLPIVTMIVSAVYADVSDALPKSLVISAVTVTLCSLWPTLINTSLGVASIDKDLMNVSRVLQLPTWKTITKLVLPSSLPLIFTGLRLSLGVGWMVLIAAEMLAQNPGLGKFVWDEFQNGSSSSLAKIIVAVLTIGIIGFLLDRLMYALQTAFTYSANR from the coding sequence ATGACAACAGCGACGGACTTTGACGGCGACATGGCCGCCCGCGAGATGCAACGCGGCGCCCGCGAACGCTGGTTCGCCCGCATCAACCGCAGCGCGCTCTATCTCAACGTGATCGGCCTTGGCTGGCTGGTGCCGCTGATGAAGATGGCCGCGGGCGACAACCCCAGGGCGCAGCTCAAGGAACTGTGGCAGCAGCTGGTGATCCCGCTGATCGGCATCATCGCCTTCATCGCCCTGTGGGCGACGTTCGCGCCGACGGTCAAGACCTCTCTTGGCGCGATCCCCGGCCCCGTCGCCGTATGGGGCGAAACGGTCAACCTCTATCACGACCACGTGGCGGAGCGCGAAAAGGCCGCTGCCTTCTATGATCGCCAGGAAGCCCGCAACGCCAAGCTGGAAGCATCCGGGAAGGCTGATAGCGTCAAGTGGCGCGATTACACCGGCAAGCCGACCTATCTCGATCAGATCATCACCAGCCTGAAAACGGTCGCCGTCGGCTTCATCATCGCGACGATCATCGCGGTGCCCGTCGGCATCTTCTGCGGCCTGTCGCGCAGCGTCTCCGGCGCTCTCAACCCGCTGATCCAGATCTTCAAACCCGTCTCGCCGCTGGCCTGGCTGCCGATCGTCACGATGATCGTTTCCGCCGTCTACGCGGACGTCTCCGACGCCCTGCCCAAGTCGCTGGTGATCTCGGCCGTCACCGTGACGCTGTGCTCCCTGTGGCCAACGCTCATCAACACCTCGCTCGGGGTCGCCTCGATCGACAAGGACCTGATGAACGTTTCGCGCGTCCTGCAGCTGCCCACCTGGAAGACCATCACCAAGCTGGTCCTGCCCTCCTCGCTGCCGCTGATCTTCACCGGTCTGCGCCTGTCGCTGGGCGTGGGCTGGATGGTGCTGATCGCGGCCGAAATGCTGGCGCAGAACCCGGGGCTTGGAAAGTTCGTCTGGGACGAGTTCCAGAACGGCTCCTCCTCCTCGCTCGCCAAGATCATCGTCGCGGTGCTGACCATCGGCATCATCGGGTTCCTTCTCGACCGCCTGATGTACGCGCTGCAGACCGCCTTCACCTACTCGGCGAACAGGTAG
- a CDS encoding nitrate ABC transporter ATP-binding protein (This model describes the ATP binding subunits of ATP-binding cassette (ABC) transporters for nitrate transport, or for bicarbonate transport, in bacteria and archaea.), producing the protein MAFLDLKNVCKSFGNGNERTEVLRNVNLSVEEGEFIAILGFSGAGKTTLISTIAGLTLPDDGEVLFKGAPVTGPGPERGLVFQSYSLMPWLTVAGNVALAVDTVFARESKAERAARVAKVIDMVGLSHAAERRPAELSGGMRQRVAVARALAMSPEVLLLDEPLSALDALTRAKLQDEIEQIWSRDKKTVVLITNDVDEAILLADRIIPLTPGPGACLGPEFKVDLARPRDRAGMNNDPAFKKLRADITRHLMASGEDRASDDDIDRLLPNVVPITKADKLPKAYRDAAASAIESGYVEFYEVRKTYPTPKGPLTVVDGFNLKMKQGEFVSLIGHSGCGKSTVLSMIAGLNDISGGGIVLDGREVDGAGPDRAVVFQAPSLMPWLSARDNVGLGVDRVYPHASSAERSDIVEYYLARVGLADAMDKMAADLSNGMKQRVGIARAFALSPKLLLLDEPFGMLDSLTRWELQDVLMEVWQRTKVTAICVTHDVDEAILLADRVVMMSNGPNARIGNIMDVDLPRPRSRKELLEHPDYYAYREELLEFLEAYEGGANPSDEQLGSIRQKRAARIARQDAAE; encoded by the coding sequence ATGGCATTTCTCGATCTCAAGAACGTCTGCAAGAGCTTTGGGAACGGCAATGAGCGCACGGAAGTGCTCAGGAACGTCAACCTGAGCGTCGAGGAAGGCGAGTTCATCGCCATCCTCGGCTTCTCCGGCGCCGGCAAGACCACGCTGATCTCGACCATCGCCGGACTGACCCTGCCCGACGACGGCGAGGTGCTGTTCAAGGGCGCGCCGGTCACCGGCCCGGGACCCGAACGCGGGCTCGTGTTCCAGAGCTACTCCCTGATGCCCTGGCTGACGGTGGCGGGCAATGTGGCGCTCGCCGTCGACACCGTCTTCGCCAGGGAAAGCAAGGCCGAACGGGCCGCGCGCGTCGCCAAGGTCATCGACATGGTGGGCCTGTCCCATGCCGCCGAACGGCGACCGGCGGAGCTGTCCGGCGGCATGCGCCAGCGCGTGGCGGTGGCCCGGGCGCTCGCCATGAGCCCGGAAGTGCTGCTGCTCGACGAGCCGTTGTCGGCGCTCGACGCGCTGACCCGCGCCAAGCTGCAGGACGAGATCGAACAGATCTGGTCGAGGGACAAAAAGACAGTCGTCCTCATCACCAATGATGTCGACGAGGCGATCCTGCTCGCCGACCGGATCATTCCGTTGACCCCGGGACCCGGCGCCTGCCTGGGGCCGGAATTCAAGGTGGATCTGGCGCGCCCGCGCGATCGCGCGGGCATGAACAACGACCCGGCCTTCAAGAAGCTGCGCGCCGACATCACCCGCCATCTGATGGCCTCGGGCGAGGACCGCGCATCGGACGACGACATCGACCGGCTGCTGCCGAACGTCGTGCCGATCACCAAGGCTGACAAGCTCCCGAAGGCCTACCGGGACGCGGCCGCCTCGGCGATCGAATCCGGTTACGTCGAGTTCTACGAGGTGCGCAAGACCTATCCGACGCCAAAAGGTCCGCTCACCGTCGTCGACGGCTTCAATCTGAAGATGAAGCAGGGCGAGTTCGTCTCCCTGATCGGTCATTCCGGCTGCGGCAAGTCGACCGTTCTATCGATGATCGCGGGGCTCAACGACATTTCGGGCGGCGGCATCGTGCTGGACGGCCGCGAGGTCGACGGCGCGGGTCCCGACCGCGCGGTGGTGTTCCAGGCGCCGTCGCTGATGCCATGGCTGTCGGCGCGCGACAATGTGGGGCTGGGCGTCGACCGGGTCTATCCGCACGCATCAAGCGCCGAACGCTCCGACATCGTCGAGTACTATCTCGCCCGCGTCGGGCTCGCCGACGCCATGGACAAGATGGCGGCGGATCTCTCCAACGGCATGAAACAGCGCGTCGGCATCGCCCGCGCCTTCGCGCTTTCGCCAAAATTGCTGCTGCTCGACGAGCCCTTCGGCATGCTCGACAGCCTTACGCGCTGGGAGCTCCAGGACGTGCTGATGGAGGTCTGGCAGCGCACCAAGGTGACCGCGATCTGCGTCACGCACGACGTGGACGAGGCGATCCTGCTCGCCGACCGGGTGGTGATGATGTCGAACGGCCCCAATGCGCGGATCGGCAACATCATGGATGTGGACCTGCCACGCCCGCGCTCGCGCAAGGAACTGCTCGAACACCCCGACTACTACGCCTATCGCGAGGAACTGCTCGAATTCCTCGAAGCCTATGAGGGCGGAGCCAACCCCTCGGACGAGCAACTTGGTTCGATCCGTCAAAAACGCGCCGCGCGGATCGCCCGCCAGGATGCAGCGGAATAG
- the nirB gene encoding nitrite reductase large subunit NirB, giving the protein MTEKLVIIGNGMAPGRMLEHLFEQAPDRYDVTIFNAEPRVNYDRIMLSPVLSGEKTFDDIVIHGDGWYIDHKVMLYKGHRIVEIDRDAKTVRSEHGEVAPYDKLVIATGSNPFIIPVPGHTLPGVLSYRDLDDVDAMLLAAKARGSAVVIGGGLLGLEAAAGLKEQGMDVTVLHIMPTLMERQLDPAAGYLLQRELESRGITVITKANTKEIAGDGKVEAVHLDDGTVIPADIVVMAVGIRPSSAIAKDAGLEVNRGIVVDDRMRTSDPDIYALGECAEVGGMVYGLVAPLYRMAEVAATSLAGAHGDPFTDSATPTRLKVTGINLYSAGDFAEGEDREEIVFRDAASGVYKRLILRDDRIIGTVLYGDTADGAWFFDLLKKGESIAEMRDTLIFGPAYAGGGSLDPTAAVAALPDDAEICGCNGVCKGAIVNAITTKGLTGLDGVRAHTKASASCGTCTGLVEQLLSLTLGDAYDASAVPAMCGCTELGHGDVRRLIKAKELKTIPAVMQELGWTSSGGCAKCRPALNYYLVCDWPDEYADDYQSRFINERVHANIQKDGTYSVVPRMWGGMTSSKELRAIADVVDKFQIPAVKCTGGMRIDMLGIRKEDLPAVWADLGKAGFVSGQAYAKGLRTVKTCVGTDWCRFGTQDSTGLGIRLEKFMWGSWTPAKLKMAVSGCPRNCAEATCKDIGIICVDSGFEIHFAGAAGLDIKGTEVLGHVSTEDAALEHVVALAQMYREQGFYLERIYKWAKRIGLDEIRAQIMDDAARRKAYFDRFVFSQTFAQVDPWSERVSGKDKHEFKPMATLELEAAQ; this is encoded by the coding sequence ATGACCGAGAAACTTGTCATCATCGGCAATGGAATGGCCCCCGGCCGTATGCTCGAGCACCTGTTCGAACAGGCGCCCGACCGCTATGACGTGACGATCTTCAACGCCGAGCCGCGCGTCAACTACGACCGCATCATGCTCTCGCCGGTGTTGTCGGGCGAAAAGACCTTCGACGACATCGTGATCCACGGCGACGGCTGGTACATCGACCACAAGGTGATGCTCTACAAGGGCCACCGGATCGTCGAGATCGACCGCGACGCCAAGACGGTGCGCTCCGAGCACGGAGAAGTGGCGCCCTACGACAAGCTGGTGATCGCCACCGGCTCCAATCCCTTCATCATTCCCGTACCAGGTCACACGTTGCCCGGCGTGCTGTCTTACCGCGATCTCGACGATGTCGACGCCATGCTGCTCGCCGCCAAGGCGCGCGGTTCGGCGGTGGTCATCGGTGGCGGCCTTCTGGGACTGGAGGCCGCGGCCGGCCTGAAGGAACAGGGCATGGACGTCACCGTGCTGCACATCATGCCGACGCTGATGGAGCGCCAGCTCGATCCCGCCGCCGGCTACCTGTTGCAGCGCGAACTGGAAAGCCGCGGCATCACCGTGATCACCAAGGCCAACACCAAGGAGATCGCCGGCGACGGAAAGGTCGAGGCGGTGCATCTGGACGACGGCACGGTGATCCCCGCCGACATCGTGGTCATGGCGGTGGGCATCCGCCCCAGCTCCGCGATCGCCAAGGACGCCGGGCTGGAGGTCAATCGCGGCATCGTCGTCGACGATCGCATGCGGACGTCGGATCCAGACATCTATGCGCTGGGCGAATGCGCCGAGGTCGGCGGCATGGTCTACGGCCTCGTCGCCCCGCTCTACCGCATGGCCGAGGTGGCCGCGACCAGCCTTGCAGGAGCCCACGGCGATCCCTTCACCGACAGCGCCACGCCGACGCGGCTGAAGGTCACCGGCATCAATCTCTATTCCGCCGGCGATTTCGCGGAAGGCGAGGACCGCGAGGAGATCGTCTTCCGCGACGCGGCGTCGGGCGTCTACAAGCGGCTGATCCTGCGCGACGACAGGATCATCGGCACGGTGCTCTACGGCGACACGGCCGACGGCGCATGGTTCTTCGATCTGCTGAAGAAAGGCGAGAGCATTGCTGAGATGCGCGACACGCTGATCTTCGGCCCGGCCTACGCGGGGGGCGGCTCGCTGGACCCTACGGCGGCCGTTGCAGCCTTGCCGGATGATGCGGAAATCTGCGGCTGCAACGGCGTCTGCAAGGGCGCCATCGTTAACGCCATCACGACAAAGGGCCTCACGGGGCTCGACGGCGTGCGCGCCCACACCAAGGCCTCGGCCTCCTGCGGCACATGCACGGGACTGGTGGAGCAATTGCTCTCCTTGACGCTGGGCGACGCCTACGACGCCTCCGCGGTGCCGGCCATGTGCGGCTGCACGGAGCTCGGCCACGGCGACGTGCGCCGGCTGATCAAGGCCAAGGAACTCAAGACCATACCTGCGGTGATGCAGGAACTGGGCTGGACGTCGTCCGGCGGCTGCGCCAAGTGCCGCCCGGCGCTGAACTACTATCTGGTCTGCGACTGGCCTGACGAATACGCCGACGATTATCAGTCCCGCTTCATCAACGAACGCGTGCACGCCAACATCCAGAAGGACGGCACCTATTCGGTGGTGCCGCGCATGTGGGGCGGCATGACCAGCTCCAAGGAGCTGCGCGCCATCGCGGACGTGGTCGACAAGTTCCAGATCCCGGCGGTGAAATGCACCGGCGGTATGCGCATCGACATGCTGGGCATCAGGAAGGAAGACCTGCCGGCCGTCTGGGCGGATCTGGGCAAGGCGGGCTTCGTCTCCGGCCAGGCCTACGCCAAGGGCCTGCGCACGGTGAAGACCTGCGTCGGCACGGACTGGTGCCGCTTCGGCACGCAGGATTCCACCGGCCTCGGCATTCGCCTCGAAAAATTCATGTGGGGCTCCTGGACCCCGGCCAAGCTGAAGATGGCCGTGTCGGGCTGTCCGAGGAACTGCGCGGAAGCCACCTGCAAGGACATCGGCATCATCTGCGTGGACTCCGGCTTCGAAATCCACTTCGCGGGCGCCGCGGGCCTCGACATCAAGGGCACCGAGGTGCTCGGCCATGTGAGCACGGAAGACGCGGCGCTGGAGCATGTGGTGGCGCTGGCGCAGATGTACCGCGAGCAGGGCTTCTATCTCGAGCGCATCTACAAATGGGCCAAGCGCATCGGCCTTGACGAGATCCGCGCGCAGATCATGGACGACGCGGCGCGCCGGAAGGCCTATTTCGACCGCTTCGTGTTCTCCCAGACATTCGCCCAGGTCGACCCGTGGTCCGAACGCGTCTCCGGCAAGGACAAGCACGAGTTCAAGCCCATGGCGACCCTGGAACTGGAGGCGGCCCAATGA
- the nirD gene encoding nitrite reductase small subunit NirD, translating into MNAPVTTLSGDWIEIGALEDIPRQGARVVKTASGCIAVFRTADDSVFALDDRCPHKGGPLSQGIVHGNSVTCPLHNWVISLETGMAQGADEGSTAATAARVEDGRIYLARTALAQRVA; encoded by the coding sequence ATGAACGCACCCGTGACAACGCTCTCCGGCGACTGGATCGAGATCGGCGCGCTGGAGGACATCCCCCGCCAGGGCGCGCGCGTGGTGAAGACCGCCTCGGGCTGCATCGCGGTGTTTCGCACAGCCGATGACTCGGTCTTCGCGCTCGACGACCGCTGTCCCCACAAGGGCGGGCCGCTGAGCCAGGGCATCGTGCACGGCAATTCCGTCACCTGCCCGCTGCACAACTGGGTCATCAGCCTGGAAACCGGCATGGCCCAAGGCGCCGACGAGGGATCCACGGCCGCCACCGCCGCGCGCGTCGAGGACGGGCGGATCTACCTCGCCCGTACGGCGCTGGCGCAACGGGTGGCGTGA